A section of the Acropora muricata isolate sample 2 chromosome 4, ASM3666990v1, whole genome shotgun sequence genome encodes:
- the LOC136913675 gene encoding uncharacterized protein, translating into MAPLASSMPMTQRRYFMHPQKTSKIVNRMNNILQSIESWAADSNLLLNETNSKLMLVTTRQMSRVHDLGDYTPPLSLKNKLVDGVDRFRLLGTFLSEDLKWTEHVNNVTSSCFGVLAVLRKIKNMTPQETKKSLVQSLVLSKLNFNDTVTYRLLMFLHKRMQRVQNAAAGFVLNRPG; encoded by the coding sequence ATGGCTCCACTTGCTTCCAGTATGCCGATGACACAACGGCGTTACTTCATGCACCCCCAAAAGACCTCGAAGATTGTCAACAGAATGAACAATATCCTTCAAAGCATCGAGTCATGGGCTGCTGATAGCAATTTACTTCTAAATGAAACCAATTCTAAGCTGATGCTCGTCACCACCAGGCAGATGTCTAGGGTGCATGACCTAGGCGATTACACCCCTCCCCTGTCCTTAAAGAACAAACTAGTAGATGGAGTAGATAGGTTTAGATTGCTCGGGACTTTCCTTAGTGAAGACCTTAAGTGGACTGAGCATGTTAATAATGTGACATCATCGTGCTTTGGAGTGCTTGCAGTTCTGAGAAAAATCAAGAACATGACACCTCAGGAAACAAAGAAGTCACTGGTTCAAAGTCTCGTATTGTCCAAGCTAAATTTTAATGATACGGTTACTTATCGTCTGCTGATGTTTCTCCATAAAAGGATGCAACGTGTACAGAATGCAGCAGCCGGCTTTGTATTGAATCGTCCCGGTTAG